The Acidobacteriota bacterium DNA segment TTGCCAGCCGAGGTCGAAGTCGTCAGCATCGACCCCCCGGCCATCACGCTCGAGTTGGAGCGCCAGGAAACTCGCCAGGTGCCAGTGGATCCGTCAGTTACCGGGGTACCGGCACCAGGTTTCGTGGTCGGCGAGGTCCGCGTGACGCCGACTCAGATCACCGTCCAGGGGCCCGAAAGCCTGTTGATGGCACTGACACACGTGGATACGAGTCCGATCTCGATCGAGGACGCGGCTGGACCGGTCGAGGCCCTGGTCGAACCCCTGCTGCCGGACGCCCTTCTGCGCGCTATTGGCCTGGGCCCGATCGAGGTCGTCGTCGAAATCGTGCCCGAGAATCCTCCGGAAGAGGAGGAGATCACCGACGAGTAGCTCTCGGCAATCAGCTGACAACTGATAAAATTGGATGTTGACGTCGAAGGAGCATCTCTCCTGTTGTGAAAGCACAGGGTTCGTGATCAAGGAACCGTCATCAGGGCAGGGGAACGGCAAATGCCAGGAGCTGACGACTGATTGGCGAAAGATCCGACAACATTACATTGGAGCAAAGGAAGAACATGGACGGACTGTTCGGAACCGACGGAATTCGCGGGCGAGCGTACGAACCGCCGCTCGACGAAAACACCGTACGCCGACTCGGTGTCGCCCTGGCTGAGGATCTTGCCCTCCTGCATTCGACGCCGAGAATCCTCCTCGCTGGTGACACGCGGGCCTCGACCACCGATCTCGCGAGCTGGCTCGGATCGAGTTTCCGGGCGGCCGGTGGGGAGGTCACCTGGGCCGGAGTGCTGCCGACCCCGGCCGTCTCCCATTTGCTCGCGCAGGACGATTACTCGGCCGGAGTCGTCATTTCGGCCTCTCACAACCCCGCCGACGACAACGGAATCAAAATCCTCGGTCCCGAAGGCGAGAAACTGGCCGACGAAATCGAACGGCACATCGAGAGCCGGATCGAAGAGGTGGAGGCAACACCTGGTCCGCCTCTCCCCGCCGTAGACCGGTCTCTCAGCGACCGCTACCTCGATCTCCTGGCGGCCAGCCATGCGACGGTTCATCCGCTCGCGGACCTCCATATCGTGGTTGACGCGGCGAATGGTGCGGCCTCCGGCTTCGCCGGACCCCTGCTCGAGAGCCTCGGAGCCCGAGTGAGGATGATCGCATCCGAACCCGATGGACATAACATCAACGCCGGCTGTGGTGCGACAGCTCCTCAGATGCTCGCGGAGACCGTTGTCGAGTGTGGTGCGGACGGAGGGCTTGCTCTCGACGGCGATGCGGACCGTGCTCTTTTGGTTGACGAAAGCGGTTCGATTCTCGACGGCGACGACATTCTCTTTGCGTGGTCCCGAAAGCTCCAGTCCGACAACAAGCTGCCAGGAGGCCGGGTTGTAGCAACCGTGATGAGCAACTTCGGCCTCGAGCGAGCCCTCGACGACGCCGGGATGCAAATGATCCGCTGCGCGGTCGGTGACCGAGAGGTCCGGATCACGATGAAGGAACGGGAAGCATTGCTCGGCGGTGAGCAGTCGGGGCATGTCATCTGCTCGCATTTCAGCGTGTCGGGCGACGGCCTCCTCACTGGCACGCATGTCCTCGCCATCGCTGCGGAACGGGGGATTCCCGTTTCCGGCCTATCCGACCTCGTTCGGATGCCGCAGGTTCTGATCAATGTTCCAGTGTCCCGCAAACCGCCATTTTCGGAGCTCGCGTCCGTATCGCGCGTGCTCGACGAAAGCGAGCGTATCCTCGACCATCGGGGGCGCATCCTGCTTCGTTACTCGGGTACCGAGCAGCTGGCGCGGGTGATGATCGAGGGTGAGAACGACGACGAGATTCAGACCCTTGCCAACCGAATTGCCGAGGCCATCAGGTCGGAACTTTCGTAGCGTTCAACGTTTGAACGTTCCGACCCGACCTCCCCCGTACCATATTCACAACGTTGAACGGTTCAATGTTTAAACGTTTTAACGTTCTCACGTCTCCTTCGCCATCTCGATGATGGTCTGGGCGACACGATCAGGTTCCTCGAGAGGGAGCAGGTGGCCACAGTCTTGGAAGAACTCGAGGCGGGCATTCGGAATGTTCCTTCCAGCCTCCTCGGCATAGGCGCGAAACCCCGGAGTCTCATGATCGCCAGCGACCACGGCGGTCGGTACGCCAATTTCGGCCAGTCTCTCGGGGACCGTCCAGGAGCGTTCGACCCGATCCCTTTCGGTTGCCAGGTACTCTGCACCAGGGAAGTCGCGGTTGATCACTATCGCCGCCTCTCGCACGCCCGGCTTCGAGAATGAGAACTCGAACAGAGGACTGGACATCC contains these protein-coding regions:
- a CDS encoding phosphoglucosamine mutase, with the protein product MDGLFGTDGIRGRAYEPPLDENTVRRLGVALAEDLALLHSTPRILLAGDTRASTTDLASWLGSSFRAAGGEVTWAGVLPTPAVSHLLAQDDYSAGVVISASHNPADDNGIKILGPEGEKLADEIERHIESRIEEVEATPGPPLPAVDRSLSDRYLDLLAASHATVHPLADLHIVVDAANGAASGFAGPLLESLGARVRMIASEPDGHNINAGCGATAPQMLAETVVECGADGGLALDGDADRALLVDESGSILDGDDILFAWSRKLQSDNKLPGGRVVATVMSNFGLERALDDAGMQMIRCAVGDREVRITMKEREALLGGEQSGHVICSHFSVSGDGLLTGTHVLAIAAERGIPVSGLSDLVRMPQVLINVPVSRKPPFSELASVSRVLDESERILDHRGRILLRYSGTEQLARVMIEGENDDEIQTLANRIAEAIRSELS